The stretch of DNA GAGGCCGGCCTCCAGACAATACCCGTGCACCTGGGCCACGGTCAGCTTGGGGTGCAGCAGGATGCGGAACAGCCCCTCAAATCCCTTGCGGTCCAGCCGCAGCCGCGCCCTTTGGCTGGGCCGCCGCTCCCCCGCCTTGCCCGTGCCGAAGCCGTACACGAAGCCCACCTGCGAGAGGTCCTGACCCGAGCAGAACGCGCGGCCCGCGCCCTTGAGGACCACAACCTTTACGTCGTCGTCCTCCGCCGCCTCGTCCAGGGCCCGCATCAGGTCCTGATAGTCCTCGCCGTAGCCAAGCATCACGATGGCGTTGAGCTTTTCCGGACGGTTCAACGTGATGGTGGCGACGTTCCCTTCCTTCTCGTAGATGACGTACTTGTACTTGCCCATGAGTCCTCCTTCACATTGTCCTGTATCCGCAGCGTTCGCTGAGCAGTTTACACGTGTCTACCGGTGCGCGCCTCCACGGGCGTCATGACGCTACGTCAGCACCTTTTGCTCCGCCAATTGTTGGACCGCGTCGCCGCCCATGCCCAGGATTTCTCCGAACACATACCCGTTGTGCTGACCCAGCAATGGCGCGGGTGTCCGGACGTCCGTCGGCGCGCCGCTCATTTTCCAGGGGATGCCGTAGATGATATCCGTGCCCGTGGCGGGGTGCTCAACCTCCACGTGGACGCCCCGCGCCTGGAGCTGAGGGTCGAAGTAGCGCTCGCCGGTATCCAGCACGGGACTCGCGGCCACGCCGGCGCGCTGGAGTATTTCCGTCACTTCGTACGGTTCCCTGTCGCGCGTCCACGCGGCGATTATGGCGTCGAGTTCACCGCGGTGGCGCAGTCGCTGGAAGGGGTCCGCAAAGCGCTTGTCCGCCGCCAGGTCAGGCTGGCCGATGGTCTCGCACAGTCGCCGCCATTCGTGGTCAGATGCTACCACAATGGCGACCCACTTGTCATCGCCCTTGCACCGGTACGTGTTGTGCGGCGCCATACGGGGATGGAGGTTCCCCAGCGCCGTCGGGCTGCGGCCCGTCATCGTGTATTCCATGATGGCCTCGCCAGTCACGCTTATCGACGTCTCCCACTGCGCCAGGTCAATGTACTGGCCCTGGCCGGTGCGGTTGCGGTGCCGGAGCGCCGCGAGGACCGCGAAGGCCGCGTGAGCGGCTGCGCTGGGGTCGCAGTAGACGCCCTGGGTGCCGAGCGCCCGCTCGCCTGGATAGCCCGCCAGAGCGTCCAGCCCCGCAAGCGCGCCCACGGTCGGCCCATACGTCGGCAGGTCGCGCAGCGGACCGTATTGGCCTGCGCCGGACAGGGAGATCATGACAAGGTCTGGCCGGTAGCGCCGCAGAGCCAGGTAGTCCAGGCCGAGCCTGGACAGGACTCGAGGCGAGAAGTTCTCGATGACGACGTCGCTCACAGCCACGAGGTGACGAAGGATGTCCTGTCCCCTTGGATTCGCCATGTCCACCGTGACGCACATCTTGTTGCGGTTGATGGTGTGGTACATGGGGTCTTTTTCCGGATCTTTCGCGACGTTGTCCGCGCTCATCCGGAGGGCGTCCAGACGGCTGGAGGTCTCCACTTTGACGACCTCCGCGCCCATGTCTCCGAGGATGCGCGCGGCCAGAGGCCCGGCGATGACCGTGCCGAAGTCTATGACCCGGAATCGCTTCAAGGGGTACTTATCCGCGGACAACCTTCTGGTCTCTCCTTTTGCTAGATGACACCGGCGCGACGGAGTCCCACCAGGTCTGGCGGGGACAGGCCGATTTCGCCGAATACCTCGGCGTTGTGCTCGCCGAGCTGGGGGGCAGGGCGCGTGTACGCGCAGGGAGTTTCCGACAGCTTGTACGGCGCGCCCGGGTAGATGAGAGGGCCTGTATCTTCCCTCGACATCTTAACAAAATAGCGACGGGCTTGCAGATGGGAGTGGTTGACTACCTCATCAACGGTGTACAACGGAGCGAACGGGATGCGGCGCTCAAGACACATCTGAAAGAGCTCTTCCTTGGTGTGCTCCATGAGAAATGGCGCCTGTAGCTGATCCATCTCGTCGGCGTACTTTCGGCTGATTTCCAGGCGGTCCTGGAAGCGCGGGTCACGGGCGTACCAGTCCGGCACGCTCCCGCCGCCCATGAGCTCCAGAAAACGCTTCCACTGGTAGCCCTGGACGGCGATCTCGCTGATGAAGCCGTCTTTGCACGGGAGGACGCACCAGGGATAGAAGCCCATTGTGCGGTGGCCGGTGCGCATCTTGACGCGGCCCTCGTACAGGAAAGCCATGAGGCCGCCGCCGCCGTGATAGCTGGCCCATACGTCAGCCTCAGCGATGTCAACGTGCTGGCCGCCGCCTTCGAAGTCGCGCTGCAGCACAGCGACCAGCGTCGCCGCCGCCGCGTGGACCGCGGCCTGATAGTGTCCTTGAAACAGCGGATAGGCGAGAGGCTCCCGGTCCGGCTCGCCGACGGTGCAGACACCGCCCACCGCGGAGGCGTTGAGGTGGTAGGCCACATAGCCGCTGTAAGGACCGGTCTGGCCGAAGGGGCTGATGGAGGTCATGATGAGTTCGGGGTTGAGCTTCCGCAGCCGCTCATAGTCCAGGCCACGCCCCACAAGGAACCCGGGCCGCCAGTTCTCCACCAGGATATCGGCTTTGCCGACCAACTCACCCAGGAGCGTCCGGCCTGTGGGCGTCGCGGTGTCGAGGGTCACGCTCCGCTTGTTCAGATTGAGGTACAGGAAGAGGCCGCTGCGCTCCGGGTGCGGCTGGTCCTGAAGAAAGGGGCCATGTCGCCGCGCCTCGTCGCCACCGTCGGGGTGCTCAATCTTGACGACGTCAGCGCCCAGGTCCGCCATCAGCTTGCAGCAATATGCCGCGGATATGAAGGAACCGTATTCGATAACGCGGAGTCCTTCCAGGGCTTTTCTCGTCATCTTTCTCTGTCGCTGCGCGCGGGCACGCTAGTGTCCCGTTTCTGAAATACGCTTATGATTTGTCATTGCGAGGACTCCGGCAAGCCGGAGGACGAAGCAATCTGGAGGAAGGGTGTGCCCCGCAGCCAGATTGCCACGGCCCTCCTTCGTCGGGCCTCGCAATGACATTGACGGCGAATTTTGGGAACACCACACCAGGGGCCAGAACTCCGCCGCTTCACAGGCCCAGAAAGCGCCGGGGGTTGTCCTCCCTGATTTTCTTCTTGACCTCCGGTTTCAGCGGCAGCTCCTCGAACTCCTTGACCATCTTGGCGGTAGGGAACACGGGATAGTCGTGGGCGAAGAGGACTTTGTCCTGAATCACCGTGTTCATCATGGTGACCACCGCCGGCGACAGGTACTTGAGGCGGATGGCGTTGATGTCCAGATACACGTTGGGCTTGTTCCAGGCGATGGCGGCGGCGACATCGGCCCAGGGCCAGCCCATGTGGGCTATGCAGAGGCGGAGCTTGGGGAAGTTGTAGGCGATGCGGTCAATATGCACCGGGTTCGCCTGATCAATGGGGTAACCGGGGGAGTTGCCCGTATGGAATACCACCGGGATGTCCAACTCCTGACATCGGTCATACAGAGGGAAGTATTTCGCGTCGGAGGGGATGAAGTCCTGTTTGGTGCCGTCCATTTCGCCCAGCCCCTTCAGGCCAAGCACCTTGATGCTGCGCTCCAGCTCGCGGATGGCCTCCTGGCCCATGTGGGGGTCAACGCAGCAGAAGCCAATCAGGCGATCGGGGTGCTTGCGGACTAACGCGGCAATGTGGTCGTTGGGAACGTAGCCGTCACCGGTGGAGCGCATGTCCAGGGGCAGGAGCACCGACTTCTCGATGTCAAAGGCGTCCATGTCCGCGATAACGTCTTCAATGACAATAGGCTTGAGGTAATGTGACTCGGCCCGCAGGCCGCCCGCCATCTTGTGCAACGACTTGGCGATTCCCTCAATGAACTCCTTGGTGCTCGCATGCAGGTGCGTAGTGATCGTGCCCATGGCGCCTCCTGAAGGTCTTGGTTCCAGTGTAGTGGTTTCGACATCTCGTTACCTGCGAGACTCTGCAACGCCGAGCGCTCGCCGTGCCGTGCACCGGCGCTGCGGTGCGCTGCGGCGGGGAACCCTATGACCCCGTCAAGCGGGACGTCCACGTCTCAGAGCGCCCCGACTTCTATGTCATGGGCTATTCCTACGACGCGCTCAGGAATACGACGGTGCTCACCGTTCGTATCTCCGGCTCCTACATGAGACTGCACATCGACGTGGGGGCGCCCTTCTCTCGCCTGTCCAAGAACAAGCGGAGAAAGGTATGCCGCTATGGAGCGGGTGTCCCCGTTCCTGCCCAGAAGCTGATTGGCGAGAAGGTGAAGCAAGCAGTCCAGTTGTACCGGAAAGTCTAGTTGGAGTTCATCTTCCCCCAGCTCACCCCCGCGGGTGGGCTGGGGGCTTTTCGTTTCCCTCTTGCGCTGTCGTCTTCTCCTAAGGTGCGGAGTCTCGTATGTGAGGTTTTTCTAGGGCACTCTTATAGCGGCTGCGGGGCTCCGACCTCCACAAAGCCCGTCGGCATCGGGTGGAGAGTATAGCACTTTCCCCCACGATTACCAATACTCACGCACCGGCCCACGCACCGGCCCCCGAACAAAAAACCAATGTGATTGAGTACGGTCTGGCACCAGGAGTAGGATGGTGCCATGGACCTGCAAAGCTATGAACAGCTTGTGAAGAGCGAGTCAACAGCGAAAAAGTATGTGTTGGGATTTTGCTGGAAAAACCATCAGCGGTTTTGCCCCCGATGTACGTCCAGGAGGCTGTACAGCCTCCTGGACGCGCGGCGACGCTGCGCCCGCTGTGGCTATACGTTTCACGACCGTACCGGCCGATGGATCAACACGGGGAGCCTCA from Dehalococcoidia bacterium encodes:
- a CDS encoding CoA transferase, producing MKRFRVIDFGTVIAGPLAARILGDMGAEVVKVETSSRLDALRMSADNVAKDPEKDPMYHTINRNKMCVTVDMANPRGQDILRHLVAVSDVVIENFSPRVLSRLGLDYLALRRYRPDLVMISLSGAGQYGPLRDLPTYGPTVGALAGLDALAGYPGERALGTQGVYCDPSAAAHAAFAVLAALRHRNRTGQGQYIDLAQWETSISVTGEAIMEYTMTGRSPTALGNLHPRMAPHNTYRCKGDDKWVAIVVASDHEWRRLCETIGQPDLAADKRFADPFQRLRHRGELDAIIAAWTRDREPYEVTEILQRAGVAASPVLDTGERYFDPQLQARGVHVEVEHPATGTDIIYGIPWKMSGAPTDVRTPAPLLGQHNGYVFGEILGMGGDAVQQLAEQKVLT
- a CDS encoding CoA transferase; amino-acid sequence: MTRKALEGLRVIEYGSFISAAYCCKLMADLGADVVKIEHPDGGDEARRHGPFLQDQPHPERSGLFLYLNLNKRSVTLDTATPTGRTLLGELVGKADILVENWRPGFLVGRGLDYERLRKLNPELIMTSISPFGQTGPYSGYVAYHLNASAVGGVCTVGEPDREPLAYPLFQGHYQAAVHAAAATLVAVLQRDFEGGGQHVDIAEADVWASYHGGGGLMAFLYEGRVKMRTGHRTMGFYPWCVLPCKDGFISEIAVQGYQWKRFLELMGGGSVPDWYARDPRFQDRLEISRKYADEMDQLQAPFLMEHTKEELFQMCLERRIPFAPLYTVDEVVNHSHLQARRYFVKMSREDTGPLIYPGAPYKLSETPCAYTRPAPQLGEHNAEVFGEIGLSPPDLVGLRRAGVI
- a CDS encoding amidohydrolase family protein yields the protein MGTITTHLHASTKEFIEGIAKSLHKMAGGLRAESHYLKPIVIEDVIADMDAFDIEKSVLLPLDMRSTGDGYVPNDHIAALVRKHPDRLIGFCCVDPHMGQEAIRELERSIKVLGLKGLGEMDGTKQDFIPSDAKYFPLYDRCQELDIPVVFHTGNSPGYPIDQANPVHIDRIAYNFPKLRLCIAHMGWPWADVAAAIAWNKPNVYLDINAIRLKYLSPAVVTMMNTVIQDKVLFAHDYPVFPTAKMVKEFEELPLKPEVKKKIREDNPRRFLGL